GTGACGCTCTCTTCAAGGAGTGCCTATGAAGAAGCCCGTCCTCTTTGCCGTCCTGACCGCTGCTCTTCTGGCCCCGCTTGCCGCGCCCGCCTTTGCTGCGCCCGTGATCAGCACTCAGAGCATTATCGTGAACCCGGTCGAGACCACCCTCTCGGCGCGCGTCTGGGTGGACCGCGACACCAGCGGCACGCGCACCCCGACCTACCGCATCGGCGACCGCATCCGGCTGTTCACCACCGTCAACGAGAACGCCTACGTCTACCTCTTCAATGTGAACCCCGACGGCAGCGTGGACCAGATTCTGCCCAACCGCCTCCAGAGCGGCGGCAACTACGTCCGCAAGGGCGAGGTCCGGGCCTTTCCCTCGTCGGGCGACAACTTCGTCTTTAACGTGGGTGGCCCGGCGGGGCTGAACCGGGTGCTGGTCGTCGCCAGCCGCCGGGCGCTCAACCTCTCGGAACTCAGCACCTTCCGGAGTGGCGACTCCTTTGCCACCGTCAAGCCGCAGGGCAGCCAGCAGCTCGCCCAGGCCCTGAGCATCGTGGTCAACCCGGTCGAGAAGCCGATCCCCCAGCAGGACTGGACCAGCGACACCGTGACCTTCAACGCCGTCTACTGAACTGTGCAGGTGAGGACGTGCATCCCCAGGGGTGCGCGTCTTTTTTGCGTGGGGGCTGCCCCGCGCCGGCCCTCAGCGGGTCAGCACGTAAAACGCCCGCTCGCCCTCGCGGGCCAGGTCGGTCACCCGGTACCCGCGTTCCAGATAGCCGCCCAGCGTCTCCCGCAGCGCGTGGCGCCAGGCCAGCCGGGCCGCGTCCGGCAGCCGCTCGGCCCACAGCGGCAGCTCTGCCAGCATCTTCTCGCCTTCCAGCCCCAGCCGGGGGGCCGAGGGAAAGTCACCCCGCGCCTCCAGCGCCCACTCTCCCTGCGGCGCCGGGGCAGGCCGCTCGGCCACGGGTCGGGTGAGGTCCCACTCGGCCATCAGGCGGTCGGCTGGAAAGGCGGTCGCCCGGTCGTCGCCCAGCGCGTACCAGCCCGGGTGGTAGCTCACGGCGTGGGCGCCCAGTTTGCCCAGGTTGAGCCGGGCGTTGCGCGCGATCAGCGGATCGAAGGTCCAGGTCATGCGGGTCAGGCCCTGGGCGAGCACCCGCTCCCGTTGCGCGAGCTTCAGCGCCACGGCGGCACCCGAACCGCGCCACTCGGGCACCACAGCGAGCAGGTGCGAGTGGTGCCACACCTCCCCGCCCCGCAGCGCCGGAAAGCCGTAGGCCAGCCCCAGGGGAAGGGCGGAGGGCGCGGGGTCCTGCGCCGGATAGGCCGCCAGCACCACCGCGCCGGTCTGCGCCCCGATGCGGAACATGGTCGCGGGCAGCACCTCGCGGTCCGGGTAGCCCCAGGCGCGCACCTGCACGTCCTCCAGGGGGCGCATCGCCCAGGGGTCGGTCACGTCGCGGATCACGAAGGTCCGGCGGCCCTGCCCCGCGCTCAAGCCCGGTGCTCCTCGTGCAGCTCGGAGACGCCCGCCAGGAACTGGCGGTTGAGCGTCACGCCGATCCCTGGCCCTCCGGGGACCGGCATCAGCCCGTCAAAGGCTTCCAGCGGTTCGTTTACCACGTCCGTGTGCCAGTAGCGGCTGGCGCTGCTGGTGTCGCCGGGCAGGGTGAAGCCCGGCAGCGTCGAGAGGTGAATGTTGTGCGCCCGGCCCACGCCGCTTTCGAGCATGCCGCCGCACCACACCGGAGCGCCGAAGGCCCGCGCCACGTCATGCACCCGCCGCGCCTCGGCGTGCCCGCCCACCCGCGCCACCTTGAGGTTGATGACCCGTCCCGCCCCCAGCCCCAGCCCTTTGCGGGCGTCTGCCGCGCTCGCCACGCTCTCGTCCAGGCACAGCGGCGTCTGCAACCGGCGCTGCAACTCGGCGTGGTCCACCAGGTCGTCCCAGGCCAGTGGCTGCTCGATGTAGGTGAGGTCATAGGCACCCAGCGCGGCCAGCCGCCCGGTGTCGGCCAGCGTGTAGGCGCTGTTGGCATCCACCGTCAGGCGAATGTCGGGAAAGGCCTCGCGGACAGCCCGCACCGGCTGCACGTCCCAGCCGGGTTTGATCTTCAGCTTGATCCGGCGGTACCCCTGCTCGACGTGTCGCCGCACGATCTCGACCGTCGCGGCCTCGTCCGG
The window above is part of the Deinococcus budaensis genome. Proteins encoded here:
- a CDS encoding DUF4384 domain-containing protein; translation: MKKPVLFAVLTAALLAPLAAPAFAAPVISTQSIIVNPVETTLSARVWVDRDTSGTRTPTYRIGDRIRLFTTVNENAYVYLFNVNPDGSVDQILPNRLQSGGNYVRKGEVRAFPSSGDNFVFNVGGPAGLNRVLVVASRRALNLSELSTFRSGDSFATVKPQGSQQLAQALSIVVNPVEKPIPQQDWTSDTVTFNAVY
- a CDS encoding acyl-CoA acyltransferase, which codes for MRPLEDVQVRAWGYPDREVLPATMFRIGAQTGAVVLAAYPAQDPAPSALPLGLAYGFPALRGGEVWHHSHLLAVVPEWRGSGAAVALKLAQRERVLAQGLTRMTWTFDPLIARNARLNLGKLGAHAVSYHPGWYALGDDRATAFPADRLMAEWDLTRPVAERPAPAPQGEWALEARGDFPSAPRLGLEGEKMLAELPLWAERLPDAARLAWRHALRETLGGYLERGYRVTDLAREGERAFYVLTR
- the menC gene encoding o-succinylbenzoate synthase, with translation MLRIEAAEVMLVRLPLKFRFETSFGVQTEKLIPLLVLHGGGVQGISEGTMEAAPMYREETVAGALHLLREVFLPRLLGRSFANPEALEGALGPFRGNRMARAMVEMAAWDLWARTLGVPLGTLLGGDKAEVEVGVSLGIQPDEAATVEIVRRHVEQGYRRIKLKIKPGWDVQPVRAVREAFPDIRLTVDANSAYTLADTGRLAALGAYDLTYIEQPLAWDDLVDHAELQRRLQTPLCLDESVASAADARKGLGLGAGRVINLKVARVGGHAEARRVHDVARAFGAPVWCGGMLESGVGRAHNIHLSTLPGFTLPGDTSSASRYWHTDVVNEPLEAFDGLMPVPGGPGIGVTLNRQFLAGVSELHEEHRA